In Nostoc sphaeroides, the genomic window TCTTAGCACAACTTTGGCATAAGTCAATAAAATCGGGACGATTAGATAGTAATTCTGAAGAAGTATTACGCACTTGATAGCAAAAATTTTGCCATTTACTAGGATCAACAAAATCGTCAATAATTCCTAAGCGCTCTTTTGCCAGATTGTAATCTCGTCCTTGATTGTTGTTTTTATCTTTATATGGACGTTGTAGAATACTTAAGAGGGCTTTATCTTCAACAGTGCGTATTGGCTCCTGGCGACCATCAACATAGATAGTTTCTATAATTGGTGGAAATAGAGCATCGACACGTCGCTGCAAGTTTTTGAATTGAGAATTATCTAGTTTGTTATCTAGTAAAACTTGTTTTGCAAGTTTTAAATTTGCCTCGACTACATAATTGCATTGGAAACCGAACCACTCTTTCCCTTCTTTAGAGTCCCAAGATGCATCAGTGCGCCACATCGCAAAGGCTTCACCTCGGTCATCCCAGTTTATATAGTTCCAGAGTGCTTCAATAAATCCTTCCCCAACCCGATAGAGTTTAATACCAGGATTCTGGTTTGCTACCCTGCGATTATAAGTACCAAATTGGTCTAGGGAACTCTCAGCAAAACGGTTTTTTAAGTCATTTATGGGAACCAATGTCCGCGTTGAGGGTTGATAACGTCGCATCTCTGATGAGTCGGGGTTATTGAGTCCTCTGAATCCCAGCGCGTCGCAAATCCAGCCTTCAATTGCTCGTTTCATTTCTAGATGACAAGCATCATAATTATCTAGCTCTAGAAAATACTCGGTAGCAATTTCATCGTTAGCATCAATTTCATCTAGAGCATTTTGTTCGCTAATTTTGGCTATTTCGCCTTCAATTTGCTCTTGAATTGGCGGAATCATCTCTAACAATCCAGCAGCACCTGATTGAAACAAAACTGTTTCTAATTCTGCAAGTTTCTCATCCACATAAAACTGTAAACTGGCAATTGATTGTTGGAAAATACCAAACCCATCTTTCAATACTTTATACCAAGCATTATGAGGACTATCTTCCAAATATGGCCCAATTAAGGCACTAGATTGGATGCCAATTTTGCTGCCAATGCGGTCAAGTCTGCCAATTCTCTGTTCTAATTGATTAGGCGACCAAGGAAGGTCAAAATGAATTAACCAATCGGCAAACTGGAGATTACGCCCTTCTTCTCCAGAGCGATCGCATACTAGAATAAAGCAGTTTGGGTTATTCTTGAACCTATTTAAGCCTTCCTCAACTTTGTCGGGTGATTCTCCAAATTGATGGCTGGCTATCGTCTCTGCACCAAAGGTATCAGATAAATATCGGACGATTTCGCCACAAGTTTGCACAAAACTGGTAAATACAACAAATTTGGGCAGAATATCGCCAGTAATTGGTCTTTTAATTCTCTGCTGTATCCTGGTGATGAATTCCTTTTGATTCTTCCGAACGTTTGCGGGAATTTTGAAGTATGTACCTAACTGATTTAGCAGCACTGTTTTCAAATTTTCCGTCCGTTGTCCATCCTCTTGAGGTTGACGAATAATTTTTAGCAAGGATTGGAGAATCTCTTCTTCGCCTGAGAATTTTGGGGTTGTAGTTAATAGGCGAATATCATTTTCTCTAAACTCCTGGATGAGTTTAGCATGAGGTTTACCAGTTAACCGGGCGGTAATTACCTGCTCTAAAATGCCTAACCAAGTACCAGCAGCTAGGAATAATAACAGAAAAATTCGCTGATATTGCTTGTCACCAGGAGCAACACTCCGCCATTGATTGAGTAGTTCGTGAATATCAAGCGATCGCTCGTCTAAATCATACTCTTCTTTGGGCGTAAAGTTGCGGTCAAATATCACATCTTCCACCGCAGCGCGACGGTTGCGAAGCATTCGGCGGTGTAGTCGATAGATATCGCTGACATGGACGCGAATCCCTTGCAGGATTTGCTCTTGCTCGGTAGAATTTGCTGGTGAATTTTCTAAATCATCCGCCAGCTTCAGTAAATACTCATCTTCAGCAAAGAGGTTTCGTAGTTGCTGCAAGTTGCTTTTGAGGACAAGAGGTTCCGCATCTTCTTTAAAAGAAAGCAGAAGTTTACCAATTTGCTGACGGCTTTCAACTTTGGCACGAAAACCTGCTAAATCACCAAGTTTATAGGTTGTCGGGTCGAGCAAGTGCAACATGGCCAGAAAATCCTGCTCATGATTGAGAACAGGAGTGGCAGATAATAAAAGTAAGCGATCGCTTTTATGAGCAAGTTCTTTGCAAGTCTGAAAACGCTGTAGCACAGTTGCATCCTTAGAGGTTGCCAGTGCTGCAATATGATGGGCTTCATCTAAAATTAAGCAGCCTATCTTCGCTTTCAAGTTGATTTTATGGATATCTTCAACCGCCAGCACCGCCACCCGTTTGCCAAAATGGGAAATGTAAAACTTGTTTTCTAACTCAAGCCGCCATTGTTTGAGCAAATATTGGGGAACTAATACCACCGCATTTTTTTTCGGTTCATCCAGAAGGAATTGACGCAGAATTGCACCCGCTTCGATGGTTTTTCCGAGTCCCACCTCGTCTGCTAGCAAGTAGCGTTGAATTGGGTCTTCCAGCACCCGCCGCACAACTTCAACTTGGTGAGGATAAAGATTGATATTTGCCGAAATCAGCCCTGTCATCCCGCGACTGACAGCGCGTTGCTTAATCAAGGATTTGACAAAAGCCAATCTTTTGTCGTGGAAGTATGGTGTTTCGTGACCCTTCATCGCCAGAGTTTCGATAGGGTCAGTGTTTGGGAGATTACAACGAACGTAAATGTCTTCTTCAGTAGCGATCGCAGTTTTCTTATCTGGTAAATCAATTTGATACATTTCTGTATCTTCATCCCAAATAAAAACTCTGCCAACTATCCATGTATCCTGCGTTTGGGACTTAATATAGCATCGAGCCTGGGGTTCAAGCCTGACCTGAGAGAGCGAATTTAAAGGTAAAGTTTTTTGCAGACGTTGCCCTATGGAGCAGAAATACTCAACGTTCGCATTGGTATCAGATATTTCAGTAACTTTTCCTATACCCAAATAGTTATTCTGGGACTGTACCAATAAACCGAGCTTAATCATAGATCCAGTCCCCTGAACATACTAAAATAACCTTCCAGACTAGTTTGTTCACCTATATCTGGCAGTTTTGTCGATCAACATTATAGATAATAAACTGGCATCACAGCTTTTTGTTATAGCGATGTCTACGACGGGCTACGTCTATGCTGCACCATCGCCAACTAGTAAAATCAGCCCAAAGGTTGATATGCGTTGTGATGTACTAGTTTTTAAATGCATCGGGACGCATTGGTATTGCAAGGTATTACCAAATTAATTCGCTACGAATTAATGAAATAGTGTACTTAGCTGATTAGGTGGCGCAATAGATTCACGCTTTGCCTTGATCGCGCCACGATACAATTAAGATGATGTAGTTTTATTTAGTATGAAGAAAGTCAGAGACAACACAATTAAATTAAATCAATATTTAAAGTTAATGGGTATAGTGCCAAGTGGAGGACAAGCCAAGCTGATGATTCAAGGTGGCGATGTCCAAGTCAACGGTATGCTAGAAACCCGACGAGGGCGGCGACTAGTGCCAGGTGATAAAGTGACAATCCAAGGACAGACTTTAGAAGTGAATTTGGACAACAATGAAGACCAAGACGTAGTAATAGATTCTACCGAACAAACCGAGTAAAGGATTTTTATTTTAAATTTACGAGTTCCTCTTTTCCCTTGTGAGTAATGCTGCAAATTTCCAATAAAGTTATTATCCCACAGAGTGAGATTGAAATTAGTGCAATTCGTTCGCAAGGAGCGGGAGGCCAAAATGTGAATAAGGTTTCCACGGCGATTCACTTGCGCTTTGATATTGCAGCTTCATCATTACCCGATTATTATAAAGAACAGCTTTTAAAGCTGAACGATCGCCGCATCACCCAGGAGGGAGTTGTTGTCATCAAAGCCCAAGAACATCGAAGCCAAGAAAACAATCGTGAGTCAGCTTTGAAACGACTTCAAGAACTTATTCAAAGCGCAGTTGTAGTGACGATAAAACGCAAACCCACTAAACCAACTCGCAGTTCTCAAAGAAAGCGCCTTGACTACAAAACTAAGCGCGGACAGGTTAAGTCTAACAGAGGGGAAGTGACAGATTATTGATTTTTGAAATAAGTAGTCGGACAAAAATATTTACAGTCATTGCGAGCGTTCGCGTTAGCGTCTCGAAGAGAAGCGAAGCAATCCCAGCCCTTGCGATTGCTTCATTCCGCTTCGCTCCATTCGCAATGACATTGTGTAATTAATTCTGTCTGACTACTTACTCAACGTCCAGGATGAGCGGTGATTCTTGACGCTTTAACGGATTCTGATACAGTCGTAGTCTGACAATTCCTCATTGCAAGTAATCCAATTTTTGTATGCAAATTAAAAAATGCCTGGGAGTGTTGCCGTGTTTCCACCCCAGGCATTTTTTATTCTCAACTTGCTCCTCACACACAAATAAACATTATCACTACTTCTATCAAATGGCAAGTATATTGATTAAGCTTCCCCGCGCTGAAGCGACGGGGATTTCTGAAGAGTCCATAATCGAACTTTCTTAGGCTGACTTAAACAACCTCTACTTACTCTACTTAAGTCAAACTTAAATATCGCAGCTACTTTCTTGATTATGTTAACCGCACCGTGGCAGTCCGCATTTATTTTGATTCCAGTTGAGGTTTGAAATTGACCTCTAGTAATCCGAAGACCGCTGCTTTTCCACCCTTCGGGTTTTTCACCAAATTTAGGCAGAAAAT contains:
- the dpdE gene encoding protein DpdE, whose protein sequence is MIKLGLLVQSQNNYLGIGKVTEISDTNANVEYFCSIGQRLQKTLPLNSLSQVRLEPQARCYIKSQTQDTWIVGRVFIWDEDTEMYQIDLPDKKTAIATEEDIYVRCNLPNTDPIETLAMKGHETPYFHDKRLAFVKSLIKQRAVSRGMTGLISANINLYPHQVEVVRRVLEDPIQRYLLADEVGLGKTIEAGAILRQFLLDEPKKNAVVLVPQYLLKQWRLELENKFYISHFGKRVAVLAVEDIHKINLKAKIGCLILDEAHHIAALATSKDATVLQRFQTCKELAHKSDRLLLLSATPVLNHEQDFLAMLHLLDPTTYKLGDLAGFRAKVESRQQIGKLLLSFKEDAEPLVLKSNLQQLRNLFAEDEYLLKLADDLENSPANSTEQEQILQGIRVHVSDIYRLHRRMLRNRRAAVEDVIFDRNFTPKEEYDLDERSLDIHELLNQWRSVAPGDKQYQRIFLLLFLAAGTWLGILEQVITARLTGKPHAKLIQEFRENDIRLLTTTPKFSGEEEILQSLLKIIRQPQEDGQRTENLKTVLLNQLGTYFKIPANVRKNQKEFITRIQQRIKRPITGDILPKFVVFTSFVQTCGEIVRYLSDTFGAETIASHQFGESPDKVEEGLNRFKNNPNCFILVCDRSGEEGRNLQFADWLIHFDLPWSPNQLEQRIGRLDRIGSKIGIQSSALIGPYLEDSPHNAWYKVLKDGFGIFQQSIASLQFYVDEKLAELETVLFQSGAAGLLEMIPPIQEQIEGEIAKISEQNALDEIDANDEIATEYFLELDNYDACHLEMKRAIEGWICDALGFRGLNNPDSSEMRRYQPSTRTLVPINDLKNRFAESSLDQFGTYNRRVANQNPGIKLYRVGEGFIEALWNYINWDDRGEAFAMWRTDASWDSKEGKEWFGFQCNYVVEANLKLAKQVLLDNKLDNSQFKNLQRRVDALFPPIIETIYVDGRQEPIRTVEDKALLSILQRPYKDKNNNQGRDYNLAKERLGIIDDFVDPSKWQNFCYQVRNTSSELLSNRPDFIDLCQSCAKIAENKLANRVEQLRLRLNQQSWDNALAEELNIETALNAAILEGIRQPQIRLDSVGFIIVSGRSLVQFE
- a CDS encoding RNA-binding S4 domain-containing protein, coding for MKKVRDNTIKLNQYLKLMGIVPSGGQAKLMIQGGDVQVNGMLETRRGRRLVPGDKVTIQGQTLEVNLDNNEDQDVVIDSTEQTE
- the arfB gene encoding alternative ribosome rescue aminoacyl-tRNA hydrolase ArfB, with amino-acid sequence MLQISNKVIIPQSEIEISAIRSQGAGGQNVNKVSTAIHLRFDIAASSLPDYYKEQLLKLNDRRITQEGVVVIKAQEHRSQENNRESALKRLQELIQSAVVVTIKRKPTKPTRSSQRKRLDYKTKRGQVKSNRGEVTDY